The nucleotide window CAAAACCAAAGGAATAGAAGCAGAGTGGAGCCACAGACCGGTAGACTGGCTGAAATATACAGTTGGATATACGTATATCGACAGTAAATATGAAGAAAAAGAAGGCCTGGTTTCAAGGTATATTCTGGATAATCTGAAGCATCAGTTTATTTCTAAGCTAGAGGTCAGATTCCTTAAAAACTTTACCAATGAGCTTGTTTACCGTTATAACGAAAGGGTAAATCTGGGAACTTATAATCTTGTAGATGAAAAACTGAGCTTTTCCGGTAAAGATTACTCTGTTTATGTGTTGGTTAACAATCTTACGAATACAAATTATACCGAAGCGTTTGGTGTGGCAATGCCTCAAAGATGGTTCCACATCGGATTTTCGTATACAATTAATATTAAGTAGCTGTTAATTCAATATTAATTAAAGTTAATATTAACAAATTGTTAAAAAATTTACATTTGCAAAAATTTTTTATGAAACGTTTTATAGGCTTAGGCTTACTACTTGGAATTTCTTTCTTTAAAGCACAGGAACATATTTCCAGCTTCAACGCAGTAACTCTGACCTATAAGTTTCATCCTAAATTTTTCCTGTATGCAGAAGGACAGCTGCGTGGTAATGAAGATTATACTTACCCTGATTATTATGAAATAAAAGGAGGAGTAGGTTATAATCTTACTAAAAATCACAAACCTTTCGTAGGACTTGGAAGGTACGTTAATTATAAGGATCATAGTTTAAGCAGGGAAGAATTCAGAGTATGGCTTCAGGATGTTATTGATCTTAAAAAAGGCATCGTAAAGTTTGAAAACCGACTCCGCGCTGAAAAAAGCTGGTTCTATGAGCCTAAAACAGACCAGACATCTCAGAGAATGCGTTACAGGTATCGTCTGAACGTCAGTGTCCCTCTAAATGCCAAAACCATAAAGAAAGGAACTGTTTTTGCCAACGCTTATGATGAGGTTTTCTTTGTCTCTCCGATGAAGCCTACTTTCGCCAGAAACAGAGTCTATGGCGGTTTCGGCTATCAGATCGATGATTATTTTGGTATCGTAAGCGGATATCTGTGGCAGCGTGAATTCGAAGCAAAAGGAAATAAAAATTTACATTTTATTTACCTGGCATTAAACATTAACATTGACGGAACAGACCACCACACGAAAACTTACGATTTCCCGGGAGCAGATTAATTCTTATTTAATTCTGCCTGAAAATTTAGTAACTCAAGTTTAGAATTAAGATAATGATCATTCAGTAGTGTCTGATACTTTTCAACCACTATTGATATGGCATTTACTTCATGCTCAAGGTATTTGTCTTTGTTGAAATAGATATATTCAGAGTTTACAAATTCCTGTAAAAGGTTTTTATCGTCAGCTTTTAAAGCTTCTTTGTAAGCTGAGTTTTCTATCAGCTCTTTAGTCTTTTGTTTAAAAGGTTCTTCTGCCTTCAAAAGCTTGGCTCTGTGTTGTCGGATTTCTTCAAACGGTAAAGTAACAGTCATAAACTGCAGGTATGCCGTAAAATCATTAAGACTTTTCTGAAATACATCGAACTCCCTGTCTAATACTGCAAAATTCCTGTACTTGCTAAGAAGTTGTTTCTTAATATCCTCATTGGAAATATGGTAATAATGCTGAAAAATTGCTTTATCATTTTTCAGAAGTTCATCTTTTACTCTCTTCAGTTCACTTTCAAGATTAGGAATAAGACTTGCTGCATCTTTCGCTTTATATAGAGTACCGTCAAATCTGAATGTCTTTATTTCTTTCGGATAGGAAGCCAGATATTGCAGTGTCTGAATATCATTCTCTATTCCTGTTTTTTCGTAGACTAAAGATACTTTTTTGTCACTAAAAAGATCAACATCATGATGAGAGGATATGTCAGAAATGACAGATTCAATATTTTCTATAACAGGGTTGTGTCTTTCGTAATATCCATTAAAATTTGAACTGAGCGTCTTATAAATATTATCATCCAGGTAAAGTTTGATGAAAGTTTCATCTTCTAATACTTCACCTACGTTTTTTACAGCATGTAGAGTCAGATATTTTGAGGTCATAATTTCGCAGATCTTATCAAATCCGCTGATTATTTCTTTTGCATATCTATGGTCTGCTGCTATATTTCTGGTTTTGTTTGTTTTAATCCTTTCAACTCTTTTTAAAATATCGGGATGTGACGTCCATTGATCTTCAATTTCTATTCTGGATTTATTATAGCGGGTAAGATCTTCAGCATCTATTTTAGGAAGTCCGTTTACGTAAGGATGATTGTTTCTTTCAGATAAAATTTTCATCAAAGAGAACTGATTCTTATACAGGTCTTTCGGAAGATATTTCTGATTGCTTCCAATGTAAAAATTAAAAGAATAATTAAAAGCAACATCACTTAATTCCAGCCTTAATAAAGATGACGTCTGTTCATCAGGATTGGTTATGTATGTTGAAATAGCATCTGCATGATATTCCATTTCTCTTTGAAGGGAAGCGTGGTTTTTAAAAAGAAAATTGGATATACTTTTAAGAACGGATTGAAATGCATTAATGAAACTGACAGAAATAAGACCAAAAATTTTAAAAATGGCATTTCCTCCTGAAAACTCCATTATAAAGTTTTCGTAGTCTTTATTATTGTAAACGGTTTCAAAAATTATTTTTTCAGCTTGATTCACATAGCCACCCACTTTCATGCTTTTCTGAGAGAAATGCCCAAATTCATGAGCCAGAATTGTTCTCAGTTCTCCTACACTTGTAGAGTTGATCAACCCAACACCAATTGTCAGATTTTTATTAACAGGTAGAAACATGCTCCAGAAAATAGAATTATAGCTTACACTGGCGTTTACATCCGGAGAAAGGAAAACTTTTTGAGGCGCTTTCACTCCTGTTTCAGCCACAATTTCATCAATGATCGCAAACAGCTGTGGCTGATGAGATCTGTTCACTTCCAGTAAATGACGGGTACTGTAATGGTTTTTTCTGAAAATGAACTTAACAAGAAATATAAACACAAAAATACCTACACTTAAGAGTCCTGCTGCCGCTAAAACGGTAAAATAATTAACAGCAATACTCAGCATTTTTATGGCTCCATATCCTAATAAGAATATCATGAGCAAAGAGACAAGTATAAGTATCAGGTATATCAGGAAAAAAACTGAAATGGATGCAATAGCAGATACCAGCTTAGATTGATAAGCCGATGAAATTTTGGGTAGGTTATTAGTCATGTTTTTTTTAATATTTCTCTATCAGATAACGATAGGCTTTCAGATATTTATTGAATCTTTTGATATCCTTAGGAGTAAGCTCTCGGTTTACCCTTCTAAGGTCCATATTGTCACGAAGGTCATTCAGTTTTACGGCAACGGAAAGGAGAGATCTTTCTGTTCTTTTGATAAATTCGTCATAATCTTCTTCCGGATCCAGCTTTGTAAGGCAGCTGATGGCGAAGATAATATATTCTGGAAACCCTTCCGATCTCAAATAATCCAGACTGAATTCCTGTGGGTGGTCTTCTACCACATCATGCAGTACCCCTACGATTTTTTCATCCAGTGTCTTACCATAGTTCATCACACGCATTACATGGGCAATGTATGGAGCATGGTATTTATCGGTTTGTCCTTTATGAGCCTTATCGGCGATTTTGATTGCTTTATTCAGTAATTCTTCTTTTGTCATTTTTAATGAAAAATAGAGTACAAAAATAAAAAATGCCTTAAAAACTAAGGCATTTTTATCCATAATATTTCAGATGATTTTTACATCGTAGTTTCATCCTCTATGTGAGCATGCGGAGCGTTGTTTTTTACAGATTCTATTCCGTTTTCCATACCATTATCAGATTCATACATCTGGCTGGTTCCTATGATCTGTCCGTTTCCTGCTTTCAGATTAAAATAACATCTGCCATCATTGGCTGTGTTTCTTTCAAATTTTGAATCTTCCTGAGCGTTGGTTTTTACCGATGTAATTCCGTTTTCGCATGAAGGTTTGGTGCTGTATCCCTGGCTGGTTAAAATAACCTGACCGTTTCCTGCTTTAAGGTTGAATTGAAAGTCACCGTTTGATCGTTTAGAGATAATAAATTTTCCCATGATAATAGTTTTTAGTTTGTGTTGTTTTATTTCGATTGTGTTGTTTTTTTCGGATTTATATCGAGTTTTTCACGTGTAATGGCATTCAGAATTTTATATTGAGAGTAATCTTTTGCTGGTTCTTTTAAAGCCAGATAGAGGGTAGTATCTTTAGGTTTAACTGCTAATATTTTATAAAGTTCTTTTTGAGGAAGCTCAGGTTTTACAGCAAAATACCCGGGGAATTTTCTTTTAGAAACGATTTTTGTTGTATCAACTTTGGGAACAAGGATTACATCTTCTTTTTTTTGTGCTGAGAAAGCCACTGAAATAAGGAATATCGGAAATAATAAGATTTTCATGTGTTATTTAATTTAGAATAAAAATAATGATTTTTTTTGAATGTATTTAATGATTGTTAATAAATCCAATGATAATCATAATAAATAGGGGTGAAAAGAAAAAGCGTCCCAATTTTGGGACGCTGAATCAAATTTATGTTATTAAAGACTAATAAGATCCTTTTTCAATATAATGAGCAGCAATTTTTTCGGTTAAAGCTACTACATTCGGATGGTTGGTATACTTCGTGAATCTTCTTAATCCTGAAAGCATCATTCTCTGCTCGTCTCCTTCAGCGAAAGATACAATTCCTTCTTTAGCCGCAGTGATAATCTTCTCAACAGCTTTGTAAAGGTTCAGCTGAGCCATAGCTGCTTCTACAGAATCAGGAGAGAAATGTTTTTCTGCTCTTAACACAGCAGATTCTGCCATATAGATCTGGTTCAGGATTTCAGAGGCATTCAATAATAAATGCTGTTGTTTCTCAATATCCATCATATATTTCTGAAGAGCAGCTCCGGAAACCATTAAGAATACTTTCTTAAGATTTGCGATAATTGCTTTTTCCTCACTCATGAATTCTGAGTAATCAGGAACTTCAAATGAAGGAATACCCATCAATTCTTTGCTGATAGCCATTGCAGGAGACAAGAGGTCTAATTCACCTTTCATTGCTCTCTTGATAAGCATTCCTACAGCTAATAATCTGTTGATTTCGTTTGTCCCTTCATAAATTCTTGAAATTCTTGAGTCTCTCCATGCTGCTTCCATAGGCGTATCTTCAGAGAATCCCATCCCTCCGTATACCTGAATTCCTTCATCTGCAGTATGCTGAGCAAGGTCAGACACAAATACCTTCAGGATTGAACATTCTACAGCAAATTCTTCAACACCTTTTAATTCTGCTTCCTGGTGGCTTAATCCGGCTGCTACCAATTCATCAATTTTATCCTGAATATTTTTAGCAGCTCTGTAAGAACCAGCCTCACTTACAAACACTCCGGTTGCCATTTCAGCAATTTTCTTTCTGATAGCCCCGAATGTGGAAATGGATACACCAAACTGCTTTCTTTCGTTAGAATACTGGATAGAGTGGTTTAAGATTCTTCTCTGTGCATCAAGACACGCTGCTGCTAACTTGATACGGCCTACGTTCAATGCATTTAAAGCGATTTTAAAACCATTGTTTCTTTCTCCTAAAAGATTTTCTACAGGGATCTTCATGTCATTGAAGAAAACCTGGCGTGTAGATGAAGCACGGATACCCAATTTATGCTCTTCTTCACCGAAAGTTAAACTTTCAGGGTTTTCAAGCTCAGATTTGTTGATTACAAATCCTGTGATATTTTTATCATCATCAATTTTAGCGAATAATGTAAATGTATCTGCAAATCCTGCATTAGAGATCCACATTTTCTGCCCGTTGATGATATAATGTTTTCCGTCTTCGGAAAGTTTTGCTCTTGTTTTTCCTGAGTTGGCATCAGAACCAGCATCAGGCTCTGTCAGACAGTAAGCTCCGAATTTTGTTCCTGTTGCTAAATCCGGAAGATATTTTTTCTTTTGCTCTTCGGTTCCGTAAAGAACGATAGGAAGAGTTCCGATTCCGGTATGTGCTCCGTAAGCTGTTGCCAAAGAACCCGTTGTTCCGGAAAGATAATCGCAGGCAAGCATTGTAGTCACAAATCCCATTCCAAGACCTCCGTATTCTTCAGGAACAGCAATCCCCAACATTCCCATTTCTCCCAGTTTACGCATAGTTTCTTCTGTAAATGCATAATCTTTCTTTTCGAAACGCTCTTTTTGAGGAACTACCTCTCTGTCTATGAATTCTTTTGCCGAATCACGAAGCATCTTTTGCTCCTCATTCAGTTCTTCAATACTGAAAATTTCATTTGCAGGAATTTGTTTGATCAGGAATTCCCCGCCTTTTAATGTAGCCATATATTATTTTGTTATTTAATTTTTGAGACATTTAGAAAATAGACAAATAGATGATAGACTTTCATCCTTGTCTATTTTCTTTCGTTCTATTACCTCTTATTCTTTTCTTAGTCTTTGTTTAAAGTATTCTGAAATACCATTGTTGCTTTTTGAAATTCTTCAATCTTAATTTCAAAGATTTCAGTTTTTTCATCAGATAAATATTTTCTATGATTTGCTAACAATATTTGTGTTTGCAATTCAAATGAAGAACCTAAAGAAACATCTAAAAAATGACTAAAAGACTTATTTGTCCTGCTTGAACCTTCAGCTATATTTGATGGAATTGAAATTGCACATCTGTCCATTTGATTTTTCAAACCATACTTTTCATAAGTCGGAAAAGTATCTGTAAGATCTAAAGTTAATCTTGATAATTCCATACTCATTTGCCAAATTTTAAGCTTCTTAAAATTGTGCCTCTTAAAATCATTCATACATTTTTGGTGTCTTTAAGTTTATTATCTATCCGTCCATTCTCTATTTGTCTATTAAAGGAGTTCGAAAATAGAAGCTGCTCCCTGTCCGGTTCCTACGCACATAGAAACCATTCCGTATTTGTTGCCACGCTTTCTCATTTCGTCAAGAAGCTGAACGGTAAGCTTTGTTCCTGTACATCCAAGCGGGTGACCAAGGGCGATAGCTCCTCCGTTTACATTTAAAATGTCAGGATTTAAACCTAATTCTTTCTTGATCGCCACTGACTGAGAGGCGAAAGCTTCGTTAAGCTCGATCAAATCGATATCTTTTAATTCAAGACCTGCTTGTTTCAACGCTTTCGGGATAGCGTAGATAGGCCCCATTCCCATGATTCTTGGCTCAAGTCCGGCAGCTGCATAAGCTACTAATCTTGCTTCAGGCTCTAATCCTAATTCTTTTACCATTTCCTCACTCATTACCATTACGAAAGCTGCTCCGTCACTCATCTGAGAAGAGTTTCCGGCAGTTACGCTTCCTCCGTTGGCAAATACTGGTCTTAATTTTGCCAGGCCAGCTAAAGAAGTATCAGCTCTTGGACCTTCATCAACTGAAAAATCAAACTTTTTAGTTTGTAGTTTCTGATTTTCATCAAGAAAGTTATATTCTACAGGAATCGGCACGATCTGGTTGGCAAATCTGCCTTCCTGATTCGCTTTTAAAGCTTTCATGTGAGATTCAAAAGCAAACTGGTCCTGTTCTTCTCTTGTTATCTTATATTGTTTCGCCACTTCTTCAGCAGTGTAACCCATTCCCCAGTAATAGTCAGGATTTGTTTTTGCGATATCCGTTTCAGGGACAGGCTTATAACCTCCCATTGGAATATATGACATTGATTCGGTACCGCCTGCGATGATACAATCCGCCATACCAGCCTGAATTTTTGCAGAAGCAATGGCAATCGCCTCACTTCCTGAAGCACAGTATCTGTTTACGGTAACTCCCGGAACTTTATCGGTATTTAATCCCATCAGAGAGATCAGACGTGCAACGTTCAGCCCTTGTTCAGCTTCAGGCATTGCATTTCCTACGATAAGGTCATCAATTCTGTTTTTATCTAATTGCGGAAGCTCAGCCATTAATTTTTCAATAACGGTAGCCGCCATCACATCAGGACGTGTAAAACGCAGAGAGCCTTTTGGCGCTTTTCCTACTGCTGTTCTGAATCCTTTTACTATGTATGCTGTCTTTGACATTGTTTTATTAATTAATTGTTATAAAAAATTAATCGTACTGTTTATCATGCTGGAAGCCTCTCTACAAAGTTTAGATTCTTCGGAATGACAAAGTGTTCGTTAATCTTTTTTTGAAATGATTAGTTTCTCAACGGTTTTCCATTCTGCAACATGTACTGAATTCTCTCCAGAGTTTTTCTCTCACCGCAAAGCTGTAAGAAAGTTTCTCTTTCAAGGTTCAGCAGATATTGTTCTGTAACAACTGTAGGTTCAGACAGGTTTCCACCTACCATTACGTTGGCTAGCTTATCTGCAATTTTCTTATCATGTTCAGAAATATAGTTTCCGGTTAACATCTGATCTGTTCCTACATAGAACATTCCTAATGCATCTTTACCTAAAACTTTCACTTTCTGTTCAATGGGCTGTGTATAACCTTGTTCTGCTAACAGTTTCGCTACTTTTTTAGCTTCAGCAATCTGTCTGTTTTTGCTTAC belongs to Chryseobacterium gleum and includes:
- a CDS encoding DUF2490 domain-containing protein, whose amino-acid sequence is MKRFIGLGLLLGISFFKAQEHISSFNAVTLTYKFHPKFFLYAEGQLRGNEDYTYPDYYEIKGGVGYNLTKNHKPFVGLGRYVNYKDHSLSREEFRVWLQDVIDLKKGIVKFENRLRAEKSWFYEPKTDQTSQRMRYRYRLNVSVPLNAKTIKKGTVFANAYDEVFFVSPMKPTFARNRVYGGFGYQIDDYFGIVSGYLWQREFEAKGNKNLHFIYLALNINIDGTDHHTKTYDFPGAD
- a CDS encoding M48 family metallopeptidase, whose product is MIFLLGYGAIKMLSIAVNYFTVLAAAGLLSVGIFVFIFLVKFIFRKNHYSTRHLLEVNRSHQPQLFAIIDEIVAETGVKAPQKVFLSPDVNASVSYNSIFWSMFLPVNKNLTIGVGLINSTSVGELRTILAHEFGHFSQKSMKVGGYVNQAEKIIFETVYNNKDYENFIMEFSGGNAIFKIFGLISVSFINAFQSVLKSISNFLFKNHASLQREMEYHADAISTYITNPDEQTSSLLRLELSDVAFNYSFNFYIGSNQKYLPKDLYKNQFSLMKILSERNNHPYVNGLPKIDAEDLTRYNKSRIEIEDQWTSHPDILKRVERIKTNKTRNIAADHRYAKEIISGFDKICEIMTSKYLTLHAVKNVGEVLEDETFIKLYLDDNIYKTLSSNFNGYYERHNPVIENIESVISDISSHHDVDLFSDKKVSLVYEKTGIENDIQTLQYLASYPKEIKTFRFDGTLYKAKDAASLIPNLESELKRVKDELLKNDKAIFQHYYHISNEDIKKQLLSKYRNFAVLDREFDVFQKSLNDFTAYLQFMTVTLPFEEIRQHRAKLLKAEEPFKQKTKELIENSAYKEALKADDKNLLQEFVNSEYIYFNKDKYLEHEVNAISIVVEKYQTLLNDHYLNSKLELLNFQAELNKN
- a CDS encoding phosphohydrolase, coding for MTKEELLNKAIKIADKAHKGQTDKYHAPYIAHVMRVMNYGKTLDEKIVGVLHDVVEDHPQEFSLDYLRSEGFPEYIIFAISCLTKLDPEEDYDEFIKRTERSLLSVAVKLNDLRDNMDLRRVNRELTPKDIKRFNKYLKAYRYLIEKY
- a CDS encoding YegP family protein — protein: MGKFIISKRSNGDFQFNLKAGNGQVILTSQGYSTKPSCENGITSVKTNAQEDSKFERNTANDGRCYFNLKAGNGQIIGTSQMYESDNGMENGIESVKNNAPHAHIEDETTM
- a CDS encoding acyl-CoA dehydrogenase family protein, translating into MATLKGGEFLIKQIPANEIFSIEELNEEQKMLRDSAKEFIDREVVPQKERFEKKDYAFTEETMRKLGEMGMLGIAVPEEYGGLGMGFVTTMLACDYLSGTTGSLATAYGAHTGIGTLPIVLYGTEEQKKKYLPDLATGTKFGAYCLTEPDAGSDANSGKTRAKLSEDGKHYIINGQKMWISNAGFADTFTLFAKIDDDKNITGFVINKSELENPESLTFGEEEHKLGIRASSTRQVFFNDMKIPVENLLGERNNGFKIALNALNVGRIKLAAACLDAQRRILNHSIQYSNERKQFGVSISTFGAIRKKIAEMATGVFVSEAGSYRAAKNIQDKIDELVAAGLSHQEAELKGVEEFAVECSILKVFVSDLAQHTADEGIQVYGGMGFSEDTPMEAAWRDSRISRIYEGTNEINRLLAVGMLIKRAMKGELDLLSPAMAISKELMGIPSFEVPDYSEFMSEEKAIIANLKKVFLMVSGAALQKYMMDIEKQQHLLLNASEILNQIYMAESAVLRAEKHFSPDSVEAAMAQLNLYKAVEKIITAAKEGIVSFAEGDEQRMMLSGLRRFTKYTNHPNVVALTEKIAAHYIEKGSY
- a CDS encoding four helix bundle protein — translated: MNDFKRHNFKKLKIWQMSMELSRLTLDLTDTFPTYEKYGLKNQMDRCAISIPSNIAEGSSRTNKSFSHFLDVSLGSSFELQTQILLANHRKYLSDEKTEIFEIKIEEFQKATMVFQNTLNKD
- a CDS encoding acetyl-CoA C-acyltransferase; this translates as MSKTAYIVKGFRTAVGKAPKGSLRFTRPDVMAATVIEKLMAELPQLDKNRIDDLIVGNAMPEAEQGLNVARLISLMGLNTDKVPGVTVNRYCASGSEAIAIASAKIQAGMADCIIAGGTESMSYIPMGGYKPVPETDIAKTNPDYYWGMGYTAEEVAKQYKITREEQDQFAFESHMKALKANQEGRFANQIVPIPVEYNFLDENQKLQTKKFDFSVDEGPRADTSLAGLAKLRPVFANGGSVTAGNSSQMSDGAAFVMVMSEEMVKELGLEPEARLVAYAAAGLEPRIMGMGPIYAIPKALKQAGLELKDIDLIELNEAFASQSVAIKKELGLNPDILNVNGGAIALGHPLGCTGTKLTVQLLDEMRKRGNKYGMVSMCVGTGQGAASIFELL